One window of Gemmatimonadaceae bacterium genomic DNA carries:
- the dnaE gene encoding DNA polymerase III subunit alpha, protein MSFVHLHCHSEFSLLDGANRIDDLIERALEFEQPALAITDHGNLHAAWEFQEKARKASLRPIIGMEAYVASGDRRARTRGGPGERNYYHLILLAQNLTGYRNLVKLSSLAYTEGFYGKPRVDREILAKYNEGIIVSSACMAGEIATHLLADRADEARHAAEWYADVFKDRYYLEVQAHNSGEQKRLNERVLALAGTLNLPVVATNDAHFLRAEDHDAHDILLCIGLKKDRTDADRMRYDRGLYFKSAPEVQEFFPGRPDVLENTLAVADQVDVQFGKKYHVPSFPLPKGVKTENELLVRLAAAGITERYGNPVPSPVKERLDYELDVITTTGYAGYFLIVADFIKAARDRGIPVGPGRGSAAGSIVAYALRITDVCPLKYDLLFERFLNPERVSMPDIDVDFCEERRGEVIEYVREKYGRDSVGQIITFGTLKSRAAIKDVGRVLGFTPGETDAIAKLIPNAPNYSLTVKEAITKVPEVHKLYEQDERHQQLFDFAIALEGLSRHAGIHAAGIVIAPGPLDEYVPVCTQESKGSGAGADDRVVVTQYDMNMLEKAGMLKMDFLGLTTLTVIHDALAAIKARHGTVIDLDAIPYDDDATYRMLRAGRTAGVFQFESPLATDMVRAMRADRFDDLVASNALLRPGPLDAGMHKVYCRRKKGEEPVSYALPELEEILAPTYGVITYQEQVMRIAQRLAGISLAEADVLRKAVGKKDAELIRKEIGKFVEKSLARGYDKRIIDDLAGQIETFGRYGFNKSHSVAYSVLSYQTAYLKAHFPEEFMASLLSMCIGDTDSVVKYINEARDLGLQILPPDVNESGYKFTVVGDKRIRFGLGAVRNVGRSAIDSIIAARREHPITTLYELCERVDLRTCNKRVFEALIFAGALDGLGHRAQLAAALDGAMQSASLVQHERTSGQGSLFGDNGGATADSKQQIAPTLPTIKPLSESERLQREKEILGFYISGHPLEPFRAEVELLASHTVSALGQWTDAPVAIGCVVTAIRRQVSKKSGAEFARLVVEDFSGAGEVLVFPEAWAALGERVQTDVPVLLKGSYSRRDQGVDNPTFIVESVTRLAELRTTGQIAVAIELAAGSDLAGAVMKDVRAVAESHPGAAPLELHWRGADGATTRFRSSSLHVSTAGASLLELRALLGEERVRLVRGS, encoded by the coding sequence ATGTCGTTCGTCCACTTGCACTGCCATTCCGAGTTCTCTCTGCTCGACGGAGCGAACCGGATTGACGACCTGATCGAGCGCGCGCTCGAGTTCGAGCAGCCCGCGCTCGCCATCACCGATCACGGTAACCTGCACGCCGCGTGGGAGTTCCAGGAGAAGGCCCGAAAGGCCAGTCTCCGCCCCATCATCGGCATGGAGGCTTACGTGGCGTCGGGCGATCGGCGCGCGCGCACCCGCGGCGGTCCCGGCGAACGCAACTACTACCACCTCATCCTCCTCGCGCAGAACCTCACCGGCTACCGCAATCTGGTGAAGCTGTCCTCGCTGGCCTACACCGAGGGGTTCTACGGCAAGCCGCGTGTCGATCGCGAGATCCTCGCCAAGTATAACGAGGGGATCATCGTCTCCTCGGCCTGCATGGCCGGCGAGATCGCGACGCACCTCCTCGCCGACCGCGCCGACGAGGCGCGCCACGCCGCCGAGTGGTACGCCGACGTCTTCAAGGACCGGTACTACCTCGAGGTGCAGGCGCACAACTCGGGTGAGCAGAAACGGCTCAACGAACGCGTGCTCGCCCTCGCCGGCACGCTGAACCTTCCGGTGGTCGCCACCAACGACGCGCATTTCCTGCGCGCCGAGGACCACGACGCGCACGACATCCTGCTCTGCATCGGCCTCAAGAAGGACCGCACCGACGCCGACCGGATGCGCTATGACCGCGGGCTCTATTTCAAGAGCGCGCCCGAGGTGCAGGAGTTCTTCCCCGGGCGCCCCGACGTGCTGGAGAACACGCTCGCCGTCGCCGATCAGGTGGACGTGCAGTTCGGCAAGAAGTACCACGTGCCGTCCTTCCCGCTCCCCAAGGGCGTGAAGACCGAGAACGAGCTGCTGGTGCGGCTGGCCGCGGCGGGAATCACGGAGCGCTACGGCAACCCGGTGCCGAGCCCGGTGAAGGAGCGGCTCGACTACGAGCTCGACGTCATCACCACGACGGGCTATGCGGGCTACTTCCTGATCGTCGCCGACTTCATCAAGGCGGCGCGCGACCGGGGCATTCCCGTCGGGCCGGGACGCGGCTCGGCCGCCGGGTCCATCGTCGCCTACGCCCTCCGCATCACCGACGTCTGTCCGCTCAAGTACGACCTCCTCTTCGAGCGCTTCCTCAATCCGGAACGCGTCTCGATGCCCGACATCGACGTGGACTTCTGCGAAGAGCGGCGCGGCGAGGTCATCGAGTACGTGCGCGAAAAGTACGGCCGCGACTCCGTGGGGCAGATCATCACCTTCGGGACGCTCAAGTCGCGCGCCGCCATCAAGGACGTCGGCCGTGTGCTCGGCTTCACCCCGGGTGAGACCGATGCGATCGCCAAGCTGATCCCCAACGCGCCCAACTATTCGCTGACCGTCAAGGAAGCCATCACCAAGGTTCCCGAGGTCCACAAGCTCTACGAGCAGGACGAGCGCCACCAGCAGCTGTTCGATTTCGCGATCGCTCTCGAAGGCCTGTCGCGCCACGCCGGCATCCACGCCGCCGGCATCGTCATCGCGCCGGGTCCGCTCGACGAGTACGTGCCGGTCTGCACCCAGGAGTCCAAGGGCTCCGGCGCCGGCGCCGACGATCGCGTCGTCGTCACGCAGTACGACATGAACATGCTCGAGAAGGCCGGGATGCTGAAGATGGACTTCCTCGGCCTCACCACGCTCACCGTCATCCACGACGCCCTCGCCGCCATCAAGGCGCGCCATGGCACGGTCATCGACCTCGACGCCATCCCGTACGACGACGACGCCACCTACCGCATGCTGCGCGCGGGCCGCACCGCCGGCGTCTTCCAGTTCGAATCGCCGCTCGCTACCGACATGGTGCGCGCCATGCGCGCCGACCGGTTCGACGACCTCGTCGCCTCCAACGCGCTGCTCCGCCCCGGTCCGCTCGACGCGGGGATGCACAAGGTCTACTGCCGCCGCAAGAAGGGCGAGGAGCCCGTCTCGTACGCCCTGCCCGAGCTCGAGGAGATCCTCGCCCCCACATACGGCGTCATCACCTACCAGGAACAGGTGATGCGCATCGCGCAGCGGCTGGCCGGCATTTCGCTCGCCGAAGCCGACGTGCTGCGCAAGGCGGTGGGCAAGAAGGACGCCGAGCTCATCCGGAAGGAGATCGGCAAGTTCGTCGAGAAGTCGCTCGCGCGCGGGTACGACAAGCGCATCATCGACGACCTCGCCGGGCAGATCGAGACCTTCGGCCGCTACGGCTTCAACAAGTCGCACTCGGTCGCCTACTCCGTCCTGTCCTACCAGACGGCGTATCTCAAGGCGCACTTCCCCGAAGAGTTCATGGCGTCGCTGCTCTCCATGTGCATCGGCGACACCGACTCGGTGGTGAAGTACATCAATGAGGCCCGCGACCTCGGCCTCCAGATCCTGCCGCCCGACGTCAACGAGTCGGGCTACAAGTTCACGGTGGTCGGCGACAAGCGCATTCGCTTCGGTCTTGGCGCGGTGCGCAACGTCGGCCGCTCGGCCATTGACTCGATCATCGCGGCGCGCAGGGAACACCCCATCACCACGCTCTACGAGCTGTGCGAGCGCGTGGACCTGCGCACCTGCAACAAGCGCGTCTTCGAGGCGCTGATCTTTGCGGGGGCCCTCGACGGCCTCGGGCACCGCGCGCAGCTCGCTGCGGCGCTCGACGGCGCCATGCAGTCGGCGTCGCTGGTCCAGCACGAACGGACGTCGGGACAGGGATCGCTCTTTGGCGACAACGGTGGCGCCACCGCCGACTCCAAGCAGCAGATCGCCCCGACCCTGCCGACGATCAAGCCGCTCTCCGAGAGCGAGCGCCTGCAGCGCGAAAAGGAGATCCTTGGGTTCTACATCTCGGGCCACCCGCTGGAACCGTTCCGCGCCGAGGTGGAGCTGCTCGCCTCCCACACGGTGTCGGCACTCGGCCAGTGGACCGATGCGCCCGTCGCCATTGGTTGCGTCGTCACCGCCATTCGGCGGCAGGTGAGCAAGAAGTCGGGCGCTGAGTTCGCCCGCCTCGTGGTGGAGGACTTCTCGGGGGCGGGTGAGGTCCTCGTTTTCCCCGAGGCTTGGGCCGCCCTTGGCGAGCGGGTTCAGACGGACGTGCCGGTCCTCCTCAAGGGGAGCTATTCCCGCCGGGACCAAGGGGTGGACAACCCGACGTTTATCGTCGAGAGCGTCACCCGCCTCGCCGAACTGCGGACGACGGGCCAGATTGCGGTAGCCATCGAACTGGCCGCCGGCAGCGACCTGGCTGGCGCGGTGATGAAGGACGTGCGGGCCGTGGCCGAGTCGCATCCGGGCGCGGCGCCGCTGGAATTGCATTGGCGGGGAGCGGATGGCGCGACGACGCGGTTCCGGTCGTCGTCGCTGCACGTCTCCACGGCCGGTGCGTCGCTGCTGGAACTTCGTGCGCTCCTCGGTGAGGAGCGTGTGCGCCTGGTGCGCGGGAGCTGA
- a CDS encoding acetyl-CoA carboxylase carboxyltransferase subunit alpha, whose amino-acid sequence MGSSALEFEKPILELERQIEEMRRSSTEQSINITAELAPLEHKLSELRREVYRNLAPVQKVMVARNSRRPFTLDYLKLCFTDFIELHGDRAFRDDAAIVGGWARLEGETVMIIGHQRGRDTKENIHRNFGMPHPEGYRKALRLMRLAEKFHVPVLTFIDTPGAWAGLGAEERGQSEAIARNLFVMSELQVPIIATVIGEGGSGGALALGVADRILMFEHSVYSVITVEGCAAILWKDGKSPEMRERAASALRITAPELLELGVIDEILPEPEGGAHADHAAAAATLKERLLENLEELRKLKPEKLVRRRREKFMKMGQFEE is encoded by the coding sequence ATGGGCAGTTCAGCGCTGGAATTCGAGAAGCCGATCCTCGAGCTGGAGCGACAGATCGAGGAGATGCGCCGCAGCTCCACGGAGCAGAGCATCAACATCACCGCGGAGCTGGCGCCCCTCGAGCACAAGCTTTCCGAGCTGCGGCGCGAGGTCTACCGCAACCTGGCGCCGGTCCAGAAGGTGATGGTCGCGCGCAACTCGCGCCGGCCGTTCACCCTCGACTACCTGAAGCTCTGCTTCACCGATTTCATCGAACTGCACGGCGATCGCGCCTTCCGCGACGACGCCGCCATCGTCGGCGGCTGGGCGCGGCTCGAGGGCGAGACGGTCATGATCATCGGCCACCAGCGCGGCCGCGACACCAAGGAGAACATCCACCGCAACTTCGGCATGCCCCATCCCGAGGGGTATCGCAAGGCGCTGCGCCTGATGCGGCTTGCCGAGAAGTTCCACGTGCCGGTGCTGACCTTCATCGACACGCCGGGCGCCTGGGCCGGACTCGGCGCCGAGGAGCGCGGCCAGAGCGAAGCCATCGCGCGCAACCTGTTCGTGATGTCGGAACTGCAGGTGCCCATCATCGCCACGGTGATCGGCGAGGGCGGGTCCGGCGGCGCGCTCGCGCTTGGCGTCGCCGATCGCATCCTGATGTTCGAGCATTCGGTCTACTCGGTGATCACCGTCGAAGGGTGCGCCGCCATTCTCTGGAAGGACGGCAAGAGTCCGGAGATGCGGGAGCGGGCGGCCAGCGCCCTGCGCATCACCGCGCCGGAACTCCTGGAGCTCGGCGTGATCGACGAGATCCTCCCCGAACCGGAGGGCGGCGCGCACGCCGACCACGCCGCAGCCGCCGCGACGCTCAAGGAACGCCTCCTCGAGAATCTCGAGGAGCTTCGCAAGCTCAAGCCGGAGAAGCTCGTCCGCCGCCGGCGCGAGAAGTTCATGAAGATGGGCCAGTTCGAGGAGTAG
- the ricT gene encoding regulatory iron-sulfur-containing complex subunit RicT, translating to MEHLIEVAFKGNRREFFRWAFEAPPPVRAAIIVDVERGEDLGRVHATGELAERRKTGTTHGKEQREPLRAALRLATADDIARADVLRADDESARRFAVQKARALNLQMKISDAEWQWDRRRLTFYFTAEERVDFRTLVRQLEAHFGVRVQMWHIGPRDEAKRLDGVGHCGRQLCSASWLPELLPVKTSLAKEQRLSTITPTQISGACGRLMCCLRYEHEFYVQARKRFPKQGKIVQTLQGEEKVDATDIFRDLVTLRNPAGDVRVIPLAQFKRELAGEPVSMEDMEPESEDESSDDRESLEGAVTLQRAAERPTRPAARPESRREAQRPTAPSPTRFDGRGDRRTPSGGEGDPRSARPEPPRADATRADAARPDAARPDASRRDVNRQTPARQEPGQSGSAPMTGAPAGDRPATGAPLDAASQDAAQDADQRRGRRRRGRRGGRRHRGDRNPGTPGGNDHNGGADDAPSSNPND from the coding sequence GTGGAGCACCTGATCGAAGTCGCCTTCAAGGGCAATCGCCGCGAGTTCTTCCGCTGGGCGTTCGAGGCGCCGCCGCCGGTCAGGGCGGCGATCATCGTCGACGTGGAGCGCGGCGAGGACCTCGGCCGCGTGCATGCCACCGGCGAGCTCGCGGAGCGCCGCAAGACGGGGACGACGCACGGGAAGGAGCAGCGCGAACCGCTGCGCGCCGCCCTGCGCCTCGCCACGGCGGATGATATTGCGCGCGCTGATGTACTGCGCGCCGACGACGAGAGCGCGCGGCGTTTCGCCGTGCAGAAGGCGCGCGCGCTGAACCTGCAGATGAAGATCTCGGATGCGGAGTGGCAGTGGGACCGCCGCCGCCTGACCTTCTACTTCACGGCGGAGGAGCGGGTCGATTTCCGCACGCTGGTGCGCCAGCTTGAGGCCCACTTCGGCGTCCGCGTCCAGATGTGGCACATCGGGCCTCGCGACGAGGCCAAGCGCCTCGATGGCGTTGGCCACTGCGGGCGGCAGCTCTGCTCCGCCTCCTGGCTCCCCGAACTGCTCCCGGTGAAGACGTCGCTGGCCAAGGAACAGCGGCTGTCCACCATCACGCCGACGCAGATCTCCGGCGCCTGCGGCCGCCTGATGTGCTGCCTGCGCTACGAGCACGAGTTCTACGTGCAGGCGCGCAAGCGCTTCCCCAAGCAGGGGAAGATCGTGCAGACGCTGCAGGGCGAGGAGAAGGTGGATGCCACCGACATCTTCCGCGACCTCGTGACGCTGCGCAATCCCGCCGGTGACGTGCGCGTCATTCCGCTCGCCCAGTTCAAGCGCGAACTCGCCGGGGAGCCCGTGTCGATGGAGGACATGGAACCGGAGTCGGAAGACGAGTCATCGGACGACCGCGAGTCGCTGGAAGGCGCCGTGACGCTGCAGCGCGCCGCTGAGCGCCCGACACGTCCCGCCGCCCGGCCCGAGTCGCGCCGGGAGGCGCAGCGTCCGACCGCGCCGTCACCGACGCGTTTCGATGGACGCGGCGATCGGCGCACACCGTCCGGCGGTGAAGGCGACCCGCGCAGTGCGCGTCCCGAGCCGCCGCGCGCCGATGCCACGCGCGCTGATGCCGCGCGCCCGGACGCCGCACGCCCTGATGCCTCGCGACGCGACGTGAATCGCCAGACTCCGGCGCGCCAGGAGCCAGGCCAGTCTGGGTCTGCACCAATGACGGGCGCACCGGCGGGAGATCGTCCCGCAACCGGCGCGCCACTCGACGCGGCCTCCCAGGACGCCGCGCAGGACGCCGACCAGCGCCGTGGACGCCGCCGCCGCGGCCGCCGCGGCGGTCGCCGCCATCGCGGTGACCGCAACCCGGGCACTCCGGGTGGCAATGACCACAACGGCGGCGCTGACGACGCGCCGTCGTCGAACCCGAACGACTGA
- a CDS encoding class I tRNA ligase family protein has protein sequence MPRFFLTTAIDYANGEPHLGHALEKVGADAIARFHRQLGYDVHFLIGMDEHGQKVAQTAEKQGVPPQQFVDDIAALFQAMWAQLGVRYDQFIRTTSPAHKAGVTKLIEQIFAADASLPADRRNFYERSYTGLYCVGCESFKQPADIVDGKCATHPTRTLEEVTEHNWFFRLSAYTGRLQQLFAENPSFLEPESRRNEILQLLEQGLDDISASRSRFDWGVPFPRPLSNGDVQTTYVWFDALPNYWTARFFPGFEQKAAWPAHLHVIGKDITRFHTVIWPAMLMAAGETLPAQVWAHGFISLGGERFSKSAGVKLTLGEAIDRYGVDAFRYYLLRDVPYDGDGSFSWERFEEVYNSDLANTLGNLGSRSIAMVEKYRGGVVPSVAPDAELFAAHDASLAQARAAVDGARRHRPNEVIGALMDAARRTNEYIQRTQPWALAKDPANAAPLDVVLTTLIASLAQCAAWLAPVMPQKMQALWEQLGGTGDVTQVRLDQPIVVNGWQVKKGGPLFPKPLVSEGTTETE, from the coding sequence GTGCCCCGCTTCTTCCTGACCACCGCCATCGACTACGCCAACGGCGAGCCCCACCTGGGGCATGCCCTGGAAAAGGTCGGCGCCGATGCCATCGCGCGCTTTCACCGGCAGCTCGGCTATGACGTCCACTTCCTCATCGGCATGGACGAGCATGGCCAGAAGGTCGCGCAGACCGCCGAGAAGCAGGGCGTGCCGCCGCAGCAGTTCGTGGACGACATTGCCGCCCTGTTCCAGGCGATGTGGGCGCAGCTGGGGGTGCGGTACGATCAGTTCATTCGCACCACGTCGCCCGCGCACAAGGCCGGCGTCACGAAACTGATCGAGCAGATCTTCGCCGCCGACGCGTCGCTCCCCGCGGACAGGCGCAACTTCTACGAGCGGTCCTATACCGGGCTGTACTGCGTCGGCTGCGAGAGCTTCAAGCAGCCAGCGGACATCGTGGACGGCAAGTGCGCCACGCATCCCACGCGCACGCTGGAGGAAGTCACCGAGCACAACTGGTTCTTCCGGCTCTCCGCGTACACCGGACGCCTGCAGCAGCTGTTCGCGGAGAATCCGTCGTTTCTCGAGCCGGAAAGCCGCCGCAATGAAATCCTGCAGCTGCTCGAGCAGGGGCTCGACGACATATCGGCCAGCCGTTCTCGCTTCGACTGGGGCGTTCCGTTCCCCCGTCCGCTCTCCAACGGCGACGTGCAAACCACGTATGTCTGGTTCGACGCGCTCCCCAACTACTGGACGGCGCGCTTCTTCCCGGGCTTCGAGCAGAAGGCGGCGTGGCCGGCCCACCTGCACGTGATCGGCAAGGACATCACGCGGTTCCACACCGTCATCTGGCCGGCCATGCTGATGGCGGCGGGCGAGACACTGCCCGCGCAGGTCTGGGCGCACGGGTTCATCTCGCTCGGCGGCGAGCGTTTCTCCAAGTCGGCCGGCGTCAAGCTCACGCTGGGCGAGGCCATCGACCGGTACGGCGTGGATGCGTTCCGGTATTACCTGCTGCGCGATGTCCCGTATGACGGCGACGGCTCGTTCTCGTGGGAGCGCTTCGAGGAGGTCTACAACAGCGACCTGGCGAACACGCTCGGCAACCTCGGCAGCCGCTCGATCGCGATGGTCGAGAAGTACCGCGGCGGGGTCGTCCCGTCGGTCGCGCCGGATGCGGAGCTGTTCGCGGCGCACGACGCGTCGCTCGCGCAGGCGCGCGCCGCCGTCGACGGCGCCCGTCGCCATCGCCCAAACGAGGTGATCGGCGCGCTGATGGACGCCGCGCGCCGCACCAACGAGTACATCCAGCGCACGCAGCCGTGGGCGCTCGCCAAGGATCCCGCGAATGCAGCGCCGCTTGATGTGGTGCTCACCACGCTCATTGCCTCGCTCGCGCAGTGCGCGGCGTGGCTCGCCCCCGTGATGCCGCAGAAGATGCAGGCCCTCTGGGAGCAGCTCGGCGGCACCGGTGACGTCACGCAGGTGCGCCTCGACCAGCCCATCGTGGTCAACGGCTGGCAGGTGAAGAAGGGAGGACCGCTCTTTCCGAAACCGTTGGTTTCGGAGGGTACCACAGAAACAGAATAG
- a CDS encoding M23 family metallopeptidase, which produces MPRRWTILIVPDGTDSPRSFVLGERRLRVLVGVAVALLLLIGSAAAVLFTPWATPSARMAARENERLKQELASIDGRLQALVDTIAQIEQQDQRIRTLAGIDPDSTGEVAQKELATADAGTITEGAVPAKPMGLAPEKPQRFASRPFLGRLGFGGSRPDLEGMIRRASELSASFRAVSDTLVLHAERMANLPSIMPTAGWLTSQFSKSRFHPILHVSRAHEGVDVVAPMGAPIVAPAAGRVIKAGREQGYGLMVQIDHGNGLVSIYAHASKLMASVGQRVVRGQMIARVGNSGLSTGPHLHYEIMRNGKPMDPLTFVMPAGKITD; this is translated from the coding sequence ATGCCTCGTCGCTGGACCATTCTCATCGTGCCTGACGGCACCGACTCGCCACGAAGCTTCGTGCTGGGCGAGCGACGCCTGCGCGTGTTGGTCGGCGTGGCCGTCGCGCTGCTTCTGCTGATTGGTTCGGCTGCGGCGGTGCTCTTCACGCCGTGGGCGACGCCCTCGGCGCGAATGGCGGCGCGGGAGAACGAACGGCTCAAGCAGGAGTTGGCGTCCATCGATGGGCGACTGCAGGCCCTGGTCGATACGATCGCGCAGATCGAGCAGCAGGATCAGCGCATTCGCACACTGGCCGGCATCGATCCCGACTCGACCGGCGAGGTGGCGCAGAAGGAGCTGGCGACCGCCGACGCGGGAACGATCACGGAGGGCGCGGTGCCGGCAAAGCCAATGGGTCTGGCACCCGAGAAGCCGCAGCGGTTCGCGAGCCGGCCTTTCCTGGGCCGCCTCGGCTTCGGTGGCTCGCGCCCCGATCTCGAAGGAATGATTCGCCGCGCGTCGGAACTGTCGGCCAGCTTCCGTGCAGTGAGCGACACGCTGGTGCTGCACGCCGAGCGCATGGCGAACCTGCCATCGATCATGCCGACGGCCGGGTGGCTCACGAGCCAGTTCTCGAAGAGCCGGTTCCATCCCATTCTGCACGTGTCGCGCGCGCACGAGGGCGTGGACGTGGTGGCGCCAATGGGGGCGCCGATCGTCGCGCCGGCCGCGGGTCGCGTCATCAAGGCCGGACGCGAGCAGGGCTACGGCCTGATGGTGCAGATTGACCACGGCAACGGACTCGTCTCGATCTACGCGCACGCCTCGAAGCTGATGGCGTCGGTCGGACAGCGCGTGGTGCGCGGGCAGATGATCGCGAGGGTCGGCAACTCGGGACTCAGCACCGGACCGCACCTGCACTACGAGATCATGCGCAACGGGAAGCCGATGGATCCGCTGACGTTCGTGATGCCGGCGGGGAAGATTACGGACTGA
- a CDS encoding LemA family protein translates to MLRRGWLLLLPLFLAGCGYNTIQSYDEAAAKAKQDIEVQLQRRADLVPNLVNTVKGFAQQEQDVFVKVTEARAGLTGAIKGGNMAQMADANQALTGALSRLMVTVEAYPQLKSDQNFLQLQDELTGTENRIAVARKDYNDAVGTYNAYIRKFPQVLTAKVTGAKARDYFEVTSAAAKEAPTVDFTKKP, encoded by the coding sequence ATGCTACGTCGCGGTTGGTTACTCCTGCTTCCCTTGTTCCTCGCGGGGTGTGGGTACAACACGATCCAGAGCTACGACGAAGCGGCCGCGAAGGCCAAGCAGGACATCGAAGTGCAGCTGCAGCGTCGCGCCGACCTGGTGCCGAACCTGGTGAACACGGTCAAGGGTTTTGCGCAGCAGGAGCAGGATGTGTTCGTGAAGGTCACGGAAGCGCGGGCCGGGCTGACGGGCGCGATCAAGGGCGGCAACATGGCCCAGATGGCGGACGCCAACCAGGCGCTCACCGGCGCGCTGAGCCGGCTGATGGTGACCGTGGAGGCGTATCCGCAGCTCAAGTCGGACCAGAACTTCCTGCAGCTGCAGGATGAGCTGACCGGCACCGAGAACCGCATCGCGGTGGCCCGCAAGGACTACAACGACGCGGTGGGGACGTACAACGCGTACATCCGGAAGTTCCCGCAGGTGCTGACCGCCAAGGTGACGGGCGCGAAGGCGCGCGATTATTTCGAGGTGACCAGCGCGGCGGCGAAGGAAGCGCCGACGGTGGACTTCACGAAGAAGCCGTAG
- a CDS encoding nucleotidyltransferase domain-containing protein, translated as MAKMTLDNLVEQLRAAHGDALEAVVLYGSAARHSGPPTGTIDVLVIVRTLADQALPAAGAATRAWMQAGHPAPLTLTSAEWRTSADVFAIEYADILSAHRVLHGALHTEGLSVSRHDLRLQLEREVMGKLIQLRREMQARHGEGAAQRQLLEAAHGTIFAIFRAALRLTDGLSAPYLDSEQVARDVAAKAGFDAAPFLALIAHRRGMAKIGDKAAAGVVRGCHDGLERLAAWLDGVQADG; from the coding sequence ATGGCCAAGATGACGCTGGACAACCTGGTGGAGCAGCTGCGCGCGGCGCATGGCGACGCGCTCGAAGCAGTGGTGCTCTACGGCTCGGCGGCCCGGCACTCCGGCCCGCCGACGGGGACCATTGACGTGCTGGTGATCGTGCGGACGCTCGCCGACCAGGCGCTGCCGGCCGCGGGCGCCGCCACGCGCGCGTGGATGCAGGCTGGCCACCCGGCCCCGCTCACGCTGACGTCCGCGGAGTGGCGCACAAGCGCCGACGTCTTCGCCATCGAGTATGCCGATATCCTCTCGGCGCATCGCGTGCTGCACGGCGCGCTGCACACCGAGGGACTGTCGGTGTCACGTCACGACCTGCGGCTGCAGCTCGAGCGGGAAGTGATGGGGAAGCTGATCCAGTTGCGGCGCGAGATGCAGGCGCGGCATGGGGAAGGTGCGGCGCAGCGCCAGCTGCTGGAGGCGGCGCACGGCACCATCTTCGCGATCTTCCGGGCGGCGCTGCGGCTCACGGACGGGCTGTCGGCGCCATACCTCGATTCCGAGCAGGTGGCGCGAGACGTGGCGGCGAAGGCCGGCTTCGATGCGGCGCCGTTCCTGGCGCTCATCGCGCACCGGCGCGGCATGGCGAAGATCGGCGACAAGGCGGCGGCGGGCGTGGTGCGCGGATGCCATGATGGGCTGGAGAGACTGGCCGCCTGGCTCGATGGTGTTCAGGCGGATGGCTGA